The Clostridiales bacterium genome includes the window TATTATCGCGAATGATGCTGTTTTGGAAGGAACTTCAAGATGTTTCGGTGAGAAAACCCGCAAGCAAATTTTTGCAGCAATAGAGAGAGTAATTAAGTATACAGCACAGGCATACAGGGCGGAGGTGGGAATCGAGTACAACTTTACTACCTCGCCCCTCATAAACGATGCCAGGTGCTCAGAAATAGGTGCCGGCGCTGTGAAAAAGATACTGTCCGCGAAGGCATTAGCACATGTGGGCAGATCTTTAGGAACAGATGATTTTTCCGAGTATCTTAAGAAATCTCCGGGTATTTATGCACTGGTCGGCGTAGGAAATAAAACCAAGGGTATTATATACCCTTATCATCATGAAAGATTCAATATAGATGAAGATTCACTGGAAATAAGCAGTGCACTATATGCTCAATATGCTCTGGATTTTCTCGAAAGTTCGTTATAAATCTATAATATTTTTCTGTTAATACTGAAAAGATAGGGGGCATAAAACTCAGTACAGATTTTTGCTGAAGTATCTATCCCCTCTATCAGGAAATATGGCTACGATATTTCCGCTGCCAATGGATCTTGAAAGTTTTACTGCTGCAGCTATCGCAGCTCCCGATGAAGAGCCGACTATAAGTCCTTCTTTTCTTGCCAGTTCCTTGACCATCGAAAACGCCTCATCATCGTTAACCTTTATGACGTTGTCCACCAACGACATATCCAGTGTTTCAGGTATAAAGTCGTTTCCTATTCCTTCTATCTTGTAACCCTTTTCAGTACCTCCTCCGATTATAGATCCTTCTGGGTCGGCAATTATTCCCTTTACATCCGGTTTTTTCTCCTTCAGGAATTTCACGATGCCGGTGAATGTACCTCCGCTTCCGGCACCCGCTACCAGATAATCTATATTTCCTTCAAGATCTTCATAAATTTCGGGACCTGTTGTTTCATAATGAGCCAGAGGATTTGCTGGATTGGTGAACTGATTTAAGGAGATTGAATCCTTGATCGTCTTTAAAAGCTCCTCGGCCTTCTCTATGGCTCCTCTCATCCCTTTTTCTTTTGGAGTATTAATTATTTCAGCCCCCAATGCCCTCATGAGCACCTGCTTTTCTATGGAAAATTTTTCAGGCACAACAAATATTATTCTATACCCCTTATTTAATACGGCAATGGCGATGCCAAGGCCGGTATTTCCTGCCGTCGGTTCAATTATGGTAAACCCCTTCTTGAGGTTGCCTTCCCTTTCAGCTCTTTCTATCATATATATACCGATTCTGTCTTTAACGCTACCGCCTGGGTTCATATTCTCGAGCTTTGCAAATATATTAACCCCATTTTTGATATTCAGATTATTGATCTTTAAAATAGGTGTTTTCCCGATCATTTGCCTTATATCATCATAATATTTCAAAAAAGACATCCCCTTCTTAATTAAGTTGATCTGTAAAATCAGACCATTACAGCTTTGCATTACTTATAGCGTTTTTAATATCCTCCAAAAGATCGGAAGCATTCTCTATGCCGACGGAAAGCCTTACCAGATTATCGGTAATGCCCACCTTCTGCCTGACATCAAAGGGTATCGAAGCATGTGTCATAGTCGCGGGATGGCATGCTAAAGATTCAACTCCTCCCAGGCTTTCTCCAAGTGTAATAATTTTAAGGTTGTCAAAGAACTTCTTGATATCATATCCTTCTTCCAGTGTAAAAGAGATAATAGCTCCCGGACCTCTTGCCTGTCTTTTATGAAGCTCATAACCCGGATGTTCCTTAAGCCCCGGATAATATAACTTATCTATCCCTCTTATATTTTTTAAATTCTCTGCAATATATCTGGCATTTTCAATATGCCTATCCATCCTCACAGATAAAGTCTTTATCCCGCGGATCAAGAGCCATGAATCAAAAGGCCCAAGTATCCCCCCTGTTGCATTTTGTATGAAATAAAGTCTTCTTGCTATATCCTCGTTATTTGCAACTGCAAGGCCGGCGACAAGATCGCTGTGACCCCCGAGATACTTCGTAGCACTGTGGATAACTATATCTGCACCAAACTTAATAGGCTTTTGAAGATATGGCGTCATAAAAGTATTGTCCACAATCGTCAACATTCCATGTTTTTTTGCCAATTTCGATACTTTTGCTATGTCGGTGATTGTCATGAGCGGATTTGTCGGTGTTTCTATAAATATAGCCTTTACGCTATCATCTATTTTTGAAATGATGCTTTCTTCATCCGAAGTATCGACTATGTCAAAATTAAATCTGAAATTGTTAAACACTTGGTTTAGGACTCTGTAAGTCCCGCCATAAACGTTGTCCGAGATCAATATCTTGTCATCGCTTTTAAAAAGCATAAACACGGCTGTAATCGCTGCCATGCCTGATGAGAAAGCAAATCCATCGGTTCCTCCTTCCAGATCTGCAATCAATTTTTCCAGTGCATGCCTTGTTGGATTACCTGTTCTTGAATATTCATATCCCTTATTGACTCCAAGATGTTCTTGTTTATATGTCGAAGTCTGATAGATCGGAACATTTACTGCTCCTGTATATTCATCTCCATCGATCCCGCCATGTATCAGCAATGATTCAATTTTCATTTTCTATTCCCCCATTTTTATTCCCTTTGCTATAAATATCCCTGTTTCAGTGTATTCACCTTTGCTTGAGTAAGCACTGCATTTTAAACCGGTACTGCCAATTTCCACACCGGTAAATCCCGCCTGCTTCATCCATGCAATTATCTGCGCATGTGAAAAACCAAGCCATACATCGTGCATCTCCTCTCTTGCCCATTTCCCGTTGTGCTCTTCCGCATCTGAAATAACTACAGTCCCTCCCTTCCTTAAAATACGGTACATCTCCCTTATTGCATCTAGCGGATTCTCCACATGATGAAGTGCCATATTTATTATCACTACATCGATGGATTGATTAAACAAAGGCAGTTTATCCATATATCCTTTTAAAGGATATATATTTTTTATTCCCTCTTTTACCGCAGCCTTATTGAGCTCTTTTAGCATATTCAACGATATGTCCACGGAAAATACAACTTTTGCTATATGAGACAGGGGCACGGATATAAACCCCGTACCGCAGCCTAAATCAGCACATATCTTTCCCTCCGCATCCACTTTTTGAAATATGCAATTTTTAAGTTCTTCGGAAAAATATTTTTTCCTTATTTCATTCCAGTCTGCGGCAATTGAATTGAAATATTTTGCCTGGTCCATTTACAAACACCCTCCTTAATCATAATAATTTTGGATATAAAAAAACTTCCGCCTCCAAAATTCAGAGGCGGAAGTTAATTCCGCGGTTCCACTCTGTTTACCGGATACAATCCGATATCTCATTATTTTTGGTACCAACATACCTCAACGCTATATCGGGCGTACCCGTCGGAGTCTAATTTTTTCGATCCGATACTCAAGGATGCACTTCAGTTAATCTTAACTTTAAATCCTTCTCAGACTATGAGGATTCATCTCTGATAAGTCTACTTTAACCTACTCTTCCTGTCATCGCAATTCACAGTATTCCTGCAAAACCCATGCTTGCTTAAAGAACACTAAAACTAACACATATCAGTTATTTAAAAAGATCTGTAGAGAGGTATCTCTCGCCTGTATCAGGCAGCAGCGCCACGATAGTCTTACCCTTATTTTCCGGCCTCTTGGCTATCTGAGTAGCAGCAAAAACTGCCGCTCCCGAGGATATCCCTACAAGGAGCCCCTCGCTCTTTGCAAGCTTTCTTGAAATTTCAAAAGCTTCTTCATTTTTCACATCGAATACTTCATCGATTATTTCTTGGTCATATACATCAGGTACAAAGCCGGCACCAATACCCTGGATCTTATGAGGCCCCGGTTTTCCTCCTTTTAAAACAGGCGAATCGGCAGGTTCAACCGCGATGATCTTTACATCCGGTTTTCTCTTCTTTAAAACTTCAGCTACACCTGTAATTGTTCCGCCTGTACCGACACCTGCAACAAATATATCTACCTGCCCATCAGTGTCTCTCCATATCTCTTCAGCTGTAGTCTTTCTATGAATTTCAGGATTTACAGGATTTTTAAACTGCTGTGGTACAAAAGAATGCGGGATTTCTTTTGAAAGCTCTTCCGCCTTAAGTACAGCACCTTTCATACCGTCCTTCCCGGGCGTCAGCACAATTTCAGCGCCATATGCCTTAAGAAGGCTCCTTCTTTCAATACTCATAGTATCAGGCATGGTCAATATTATCCTGTATCCCTTTGCCGCTGCTACGAATGCCAGGGCGATCCCGGTATTTCCGCTTGTAGGTTCTATTATAACCGAATCTTTTTTCAATA containing:
- the cysK gene encoding cysteine synthase A, encoding MKYYDDIRQMIGKTPILKINNLNIKNGVNIFAKLENMNPGGSVKDRIGIYMIERAEREGNLKKGFTIIEPTAGNTGLGIAIAVLNKGYRIIFVVPEKFSIEKQVLMRALGAEIINTPKEKGMRGAIEKAEELLKTIKDSISLNQFTNPANPLAHYETTGPEIYEDLEGNIDYLVAGAGSGGTFTGIVKFLKEKKPDVKGIIADPEGSIIGGGTEKGYKIEGIGNDFIPETLDMSLVDNVIKVNDDEAFSMVKELARKEGLIVGSSSGAAIAAAVKLSRSIGSGNIVAIFPDRGDRYFSKNLY
- a CDS encoding aminotransferase class I/II-fold pyridoxal phosphate-dependent enzyme; this translates as MKIESLLIHGGIDGDEYTGAVNVPIYQTSTYKQEHLGVNKGYEYSRTGNPTRHALEKLIADLEGGTDGFAFSSGMAAITAVFMLFKSDDKILISDNVYGGTYRVLNQVFNNFRFNFDIVDTSDEESIISKIDDSVKAIFIETPTNPLMTITDIAKVSKLAKKHGMLTIVDNTFMTPYLQKPIKFGADIVIHSATKYLGGHSDLVAGLAVANNEDIARRLYFIQNATGGILGPFDSWLLIRGIKTLSVRMDRHIENARYIAENLKNIRGIDKLYYPGLKEHPGYELHKRQARGPGAIISFTLEEGYDIKKFFDNLKIITLGESLGGVESLACHPATMTHASIPFDVRQKVGITDNLVRLSVGIENASDLLEDIKNAISNAKL
- a CDS encoding class I SAM-dependent methyltransferase; amino-acid sequence: MDQAKYFNSIAADWNEIRKKYFSEELKNCIFQKVDAEGKICADLGCGTGFISVPLSHIAKVVFSVDISLNMLKELNKAAVKEGIKNIYPLKGYMDKLPLFNQSIDVVIINMALHHVENPLDAIREMYRILRKGGTVVISDAEEHNGKWAREEMHDVWLGFSHAQIIAWMKQAGFTGVEIGSTGLKCSAYSSKGEYTETGIFIAKGIKMGE
- the cysK gene encoding cysteine synthase A; its protein translation is MPKIAKSLTDLIGNTPLLELGNYSRENHVPARLIGKLEYFNPAGSVKDRIGYAMIKDAEDRGILKKDSVIIEPTSGNTGIALAFVAAAKGYRIILTMPDTMSIERRSLLKAYGAEIVLTPGKDGMKGAVLKAEELSKEIPHSFVPQQFKNPVNPEIHRKTTAEEIWRDTDGQVDIFVAGVGTGGTITGVAEVLKKRKPDVKIIAVEPADSPVLKGGKPGPHKIQGIGAGFVPDVYDQEIIDEVFDVKNEEAFEISRKLAKSEGLLVGISSGAAVFAATQIAKRPENKGKTIVALLPDTGERYLSTDLFK